Proteins encoded within one genomic window of Bradyrhizobium sp. AZCC 1719:
- a CDS encoding tetratricopeptide repeat protein: protein MAGHTASILVWPTRGGRNRSNRSMRAGWQGFAEWLLGILFIVSVMVSPCRAGPQDMLTLMQRITTLAKEGRYSEAISLARKLQSEAERTSGRQSPLTATTLVVLGQVLQTQGETAEAESVLKRALAIREKSLGPNNPDVAAVLATLGQIALGQNRLNDAERDILRAIGINERVLGADHLTTALTRMQLGNLRHRQMMETEALDIFNRALAIFRKSPGQADVMVPVALNNIAEIYRAQGRLHLAEARFAEALDVQEKQHGSDSIYLAATLNNLGELRRAQGRLQEAGQLARRTLAIREKVLGPNHSDVAASLNNLALVFSREGREAEAEGLLARALAIKEKAFGAAHPNVATALNNLAEAWVHLGRKQEAEQLFRKSLAIREKSLGPTHQDVAVSLDNLVTLIISGDRYAESEPLARRSLAIREAVLGSSHPLVANSLNNLAVILDSTGRPQEAEPLLKRALNMRLHAFGDAHPDVANSFVNLGAHFLDMKDWRQAHDAFARAAAIQNSRRATEFSEEKGRGALKTHEDTNPFPGLIVAAHNLASGSTGGQASVLRLQAFEAAQWIGDEQAARAIAGMSARIAEGSGDLAARVRERQDLDGQAVATDKRLIAALSRSDAARNPATEQALRAWASAIAGQIRELDRAIGARFPEYSALVTKAPISIEDVQKQLHPNEALLLFTTTLRFTFVWTVTRSDVRWHAADIGEKQLADTVRILRCGLDVEAWLDKTSTCPEKLGVRRPLPAGEPLPFDQERAFALYQALLGPVAHDIEGKELILVPSGPLAMLPFGVLLTDKPAPDAGNDRAKADLSKAPWLVKRFATTVLPSVSSLKALRQIARKSAASKPFLGFGNPLLDGDGRSDLAVARARLARQIQNCGAIPAQTSQIAQRGLRTVAALSGGTADIEQLRRQMPLPETALELCSVANSFSPVKGEVYLGNSATETKIKTLNESGDLARYRILHFATHGALAGQVHGSIEPGLILNPPPAATPGDDGYLSSSEISGLKLDADWVVLSACNTAGGQASNSEAFSGLARAFFYAGTRALLVSHWAVSSDAAVAIITGAIDAMKGRPDVGRAEALRRSISALIARGGENAHPAIWAPFVLVGSGTL from the coding sequence ATGGCCGGTCACACGGCCTCCATCTTGGTGTGGCCTACAAGGGGTGGCAGGAATCGGAGCAATCGCAGCATGCGGGCAGGGTGGCAGGGGTTTGCCGAGTGGCTTTTGGGCATCCTATTTATTGTGAGCGTCATGGTGTCGCCCTGCCGCGCGGGTCCACAGGATATGCTGACGCTGATGCAGCGCATCACAACGCTTGCAAAGGAAGGCCGCTACAGCGAAGCGATTAGTCTTGCGAGGAAGCTCCAAAGCGAGGCTGAAAGAACTTCCGGGCGACAGTCGCCTTTGACGGCAACGACACTGGTCGTGCTGGGCCAGGTGCTGCAGACGCAAGGCGAAACGGCGGAAGCTGAAAGTGTCCTGAAAAGGGCGCTTGCCATCCGTGAGAAAAGCCTTGGCCCAAATAATCCTGATGTTGCCGCCGTGCTCGCTACCCTGGGTCAGATCGCGCTGGGCCAGAACCGATTGAATGATGCCGAGCGAGATATTTTGCGGGCGATTGGCATTAATGAGCGCGTGCTGGGCGCTGACCATCTCACGACGGCGCTGACGCGCATGCAACTCGGCAATCTCCGTCACCGTCAAATGATGGAGACGGAAGCGCTCGATATTTTCAACCGTGCGCTGGCAATTTTCAGAAAGTCTCCGGGGCAAGCGGACGTCATGGTCCCGGTTGCCCTGAACAACATCGCCGAGATCTATCGGGCACAAGGCCGGCTGCACTTGGCGGAGGCGCGCTTTGCCGAAGCCCTCGATGTCCAGGAAAAGCAGCATGGCTCCGACAGCATCTATCTGGCGGCCACGCTCAATAATCTCGGAGAGCTCCGTCGTGCACAGGGGCGACTTCAGGAGGCCGGGCAATTGGCCCGGCGGACCTTGGCCATCAGGGAAAAAGTGCTGGGTCCAAACCATTCCGACGTCGCCGCGAGCCTCAACAATCTGGCCCTGGTGTTCTCGCGAGAGGGCAGAGAAGCCGAAGCCGAAGGCCTGCTTGCCCGTGCGCTTGCGATAAAGGAAAAAGCATTTGGAGCGGCGCATCCGAACGTGGCGACGGCTCTGAACAATCTTGCCGAAGCGTGGGTGCATCTGGGGCGCAAGCAGGAGGCCGAACAGCTCTTCCGCAAATCGCTCGCCATTCGCGAAAAGAGCCTCGGCCCGACCCACCAGGACGTTGCCGTTTCTCTCGACAATCTCGTGACGCTGATTATTAGTGGCGATCGTTACGCGGAGTCGGAACCGCTCGCGCGTCGGTCGCTCGCCATACGCGAAGCCGTGCTGGGCAGTTCTCACCCGCTGGTCGCAAACAGTCTCAACAATCTAGCTGTCATCCTGGACAGTACCGGACGGCCGCAGGAGGCCGAGCCGCTCTTGAAACGGGCGCTGAACATGCGTCTGCACGCGTTCGGCGACGCGCATCCGGACGTCGCCAACAGCTTCGTTAATCTTGGCGCACACTTTCTCGATATGAAGGATTGGCGGCAAGCCCACGATGCGTTTGCCCGGGCGGCGGCCATCCAGAATAGCCGCCGCGCCACGGAGTTTAGCGAGGAAAAGGGCCGGGGCGCTCTGAAGACCCATGAAGATACCAATCCGTTCCCGGGACTGATCGTCGCCGCCCATAATCTCGCAAGCGGCTCCACTGGCGGGCAGGCCAGCGTGCTGCGATTGCAGGCGTTCGAGGCGGCGCAATGGATCGGCGACGAACAGGCTGCGCGAGCGATTGCCGGAATGTCGGCCCGCATCGCGGAAGGCAGTGGGGATCTGGCGGCGCGCGTTCGCGAGCGGCAGGATCTCGATGGGCAAGCAGTCGCCACCGACAAGCGGCTGATCGCGGCGCTATCGCGGTCTGACGCCGCGCGCAACCCGGCGACGGAGCAGGCGCTTCGGGCCTGGGCCTCGGCCATCGCCGGCCAGATCCGGGAACTGGACCGTGCGATCGGCGCTCGGTTTCCGGAATATTCGGCGCTGGTCACCAAGGCTCCCATTTCGATCGAGGACGTTCAGAAGCAGCTCCATCCGAACGAGGCTTTGCTGCTGTTCACGACGACCTTGCGCTTCACCTTTGTCTGGACAGTTACCCGTTCGGACGTGCGGTGGCACGCTGCTGATATCGGCGAGAAGCAACTCGCCGATACGGTCAGAATCTTGCGCTGTGGCCTCGATGTGGAGGCGTGGCTGGACAAGACATCCACATGCCCGGAAAAACTCGGCGTGAGGCGCCCACTGCCGGCCGGCGAGCCATTGCCGTTCGACCAGGAGCGGGCGTTTGCGCTCTATCAGGCGCTGCTCGGCCCGGTCGCCCACGACATCGAGGGCAAAGAACTGATCCTGGTGCCGTCCGGTCCGCTGGCCATGCTGCCTTTCGGGGTGCTGCTGACTGACAAGCCTGCGCCGGATGCGGGCAATGACCGCGCGAAAGCGGACCTTTCGAAAGCGCCTTGGCTGGTCAAGCGATTTGCGACGACCGTCTTGCCCTCGGTCTCCAGCCTCAAGGCGCTGCGCCAGATCGCGCGGAAGAGCGCTGCATCGAAGCCGTTCCTCGGCTTCGGCAATCCCTTGCTCGACGGAGATGGCCGCAGTGATCTTGCGGTTGCGCGCGCCAGGTTGGCGCGCCAGATCCAGAATTGCGGAGCCATTCCGGCGCAAACAAGCCAGATCGCGCAAAGAGGCTTGCGCACGGTCGCCGCGCTGTCCGGCGGCACCGCCGACATCGAGCAACTCAGGCGACAGATGCCACTGCCGGAAACCGCGCTTGAATTGTGCTCGGTGGCAAATAGTTTCTCGCCCGTGAAAGGCGAGGTCTATCTCGGCAATAGCGCCACCGAGACGAAGATAAAGACGCTCAACGAAAGCGGCGATCTCGCAAGGTATCGTATCCTGCATTTTGCGACACATGGTGCGCTTGCCGGGCAGGTACATGGGTCTATCGAGCCGGGACTGATCCTGAACCCGCCGCCGGCCGCCACGCCCGGCGATGACGGCTATCTCTCGTCGTCGGAGATTTCGGGCCTGAAGCTGGATGCCGATTGGGTGGTTCTGTCGGCCTGCAATACGGCTGGCGGCCAAGCTTCCAATTCGGAGGCCTTCTCCGGTCTTGCGCGGGCATTTTTCTATGCGGGCACGCGCGCTTTGCTGGTCTCGCACTGGGCGGTCAGCTCCGACGCAGCGGTTGCCATCATCACCGGCGCCATCGATGCCATGAAGGGGCGCCCTGATGTCGGTCGTGCCGAGGCGCTTCGCCGCTCGATCTCGGCCTTGATCGCGAGGGGCGGCGAGAATGCGCACCCCGCCATATGGGCGCCCTTTGTGCTCGTGGGGAGCGGCACCCTTTAA
- a CDS encoding MbtH family protein translates to MTAENQSSDEVYLVVVNDEEQYSIWREDKSVPAGWRATGKRGTKADCLQHIEDVWIDMRPLSLRKRMADIAGRDAS, encoded by the coding sequence ATGACAGCGGAAAACCAATCGAGCGATGAAGTCTATCTCGTCGTCGTCAACGACGAAGAACAATATTCGATCTGGCGTGAAGACAAGAGCGTTCCTGCCGGCTGGCGAGCGACCGGCAAACGGGGCACCAAGGCGGACTGCCTGCAACACATCGAAGACGTTTGGATCGACATGAGGCCGCTGAGCTTACGCAAGCGGATGGCCGATATTGCCGGGCGCGATGCATCATAA
- a CDS encoding AMP-binding protein, which yields MMPSNTAVTMVEALREHAQTMPERPALRFLPAASARADLSFAALDQAAARLAGALRTRMRRGDRVLMFYPPGLDFVIAFFAVLYAGAIAVPLAPPRRSGSSRVIAALIANAEPATVLTSSQLAPRISEILSELGCSLEAVVTDTLTTDESSGDDVVMPAQDDICVLQYTSGSTGTPRGVVVTHANAARNARLLASQAELNDRSVWVSWVPHFHDLGLFGGICTPLYRGATSVLMPPAAFVARPIRWLEAITQYGGTASIAPNFAYDLCLRQIPEEDCAGLDLSRWAVAGCGAEPIRMQTLNGFAERFGRYGLKRQSMCPFYGLAEATLLVSGGPVGAGQTAATVSLSAIRRNRLEPAQGPHDAYDIPSCGKPTPEHRILIVDPQTMQRCGPNAIGEIWIDGSTTGPGYWRNPQESARVFGARLAGDDGPFLRTGDLGFMREGVLHVSGRIKDVMIIRGQNVYPQDLEATARVAVPELTEAAAFTLSDQATERAALVIEEPRRPAVDATSSLEAVRAAISAHNGVDLDHVVLTHHRALPKTSSGKIQRSHARQMLLDGSLPVLAEWRGDSEAAEAEGDHADAIALVLDLRRQTDSQQIQSIKNYLHHVFGELLGFSGDDLDRGETLMALGVTSLGITRIRARIESEFMIRLDPDMLWQDCGFADLAAELRRRVLASPLWANADAVERLAEEVAQMHDEDVARELGSSAV from the coding sequence ATGATGCCTTCGAACACTGCCGTCACAATGGTCGAGGCGTTGCGAGAGCACGCACAAACGATGCCGGAACGGCCGGCGCTTCGTTTTCTTCCCGCCGCATCCGCGAGGGCCGATCTCAGTTTTGCCGCGCTCGATCAGGCGGCAGCCAGACTGGCTGGAGCATTGAGAACGCGCATGCGACGCGGGGATCGTGTGCTGATGTTCTATCCGCCCGGGCTCGACTTCGTGATCGCGTTCTTTGCTGTTCTCTACGCCGGCGCGATCGCGGTGCCGTTGGCCCCGCCTCGGCGATCGGGTAGCAGCCGCGTCATTGCCGCGCTGATTGCCAATGCCGAGCCCGCGACGGTCTTGACGTCCTCGCAGCTAGCACCGCGGATCAGCGAGATCCTGTCCGAACTCGGTTGTTCTCTCGAAGCGGTCGTGACCGATACCTTGACGACTGATGAGTCAAGCGGTGACGACGTTGTGATGCCCGCGCAGGATGACATTTGCGTCTTGCAGTACACATCCGGGTCGACCGGCACTCCGCGCGGTGTTGTGGTCACCCATGCGAACGCCGCGCGCAACGCTCGGCTGCTGGCGAGCCAGGCCGAACTGAATGATCGATCAGTCTGGGTGAGTTGGGTTCCTCACTTTCATGATCTCGGCTTATTCGGCGGCATCTGCACGCCACTCTATCGAGGAGCAACATCGGTTCTGATGCCGCCAGCCGCGTTCGTTGCCCGCCCGATCCGCTGGCTCGAGGCGATCACGCAATATGGCGGCACCGCCAGCATTGCACCCAACTTCGCCTATGATCTGTGCTTGCGTCAGATCCCGGAGGAAGATTGCGCCGGCCTCGATCTCAGTCGCTGGGCCGTAGCAGGGTGTGGTGCTGAGCCAATCCGAATGCAAACCCTGAACGGCTTCGCCGAGCGCTTCGGCCGCTATGGACTGAAACGCCAGTCGATGTGTCCGTTTTACGGATTGGCAGAGGCGACGCTGCTGGTGTCGGGCGGACCGGTCGGAGCAGGACAGACAGCGGCGACGGTTTCGCTGTCGGCGATTCGCCGGAACCGGCTGGAACCAGCGCAGGGTCCGCACGACGCCTACGACATCCCCTCCTGCGGAAAGCCAACTCCCGAGCATCGGATTCTCATTGTCGATCCACAGACGATGCAGCGCTGCGGTCCGAACGCGATCGGCGAGATCTGGATCGACGGCTCGACCACAGGTCCGGGCTATTGGAGGAACCCGCAGGAATCCGCGCGCGTGTTCGGCGCCCGTCTTGCAGGCGACGACGGCCCGTTCCTGCGAACCGGCGATCTCGGTTTCATGCGTGAGGGCGTCCTGCACGTCAGCGGACGCATCAAGGACGTCATGATCATCCGCGGCCAGAATGTGTATCCGCAGGATCTGGAAGCAACCGCCCGGGTTGCGGTGCCTGAGCTCACGGAGGCTGCCGCATTTACGTTGTCTGACCAGGCAACCGAACGCGCCGCGCTGGTGATTGAGGAGCCCAGGCGGCCTGCAGTCGATGCGACCTCCAGTCTCGAAGCCGTGCGCGCTGCGATTTCAGCCCATAACGGGGTGGATCTTGATCACGTCGTGCTGACGCATCACCGCGCCCTTCCCAAGACGTCGAGCGGTAAAATCCAGCGTTCCCATGCACGCCAGATGCTGCTCGACGGATCGCTGCCGGTGCTGGCCGAATGGCGTGGCGACAGCGAGGCCGCAGAGGCGGAGGGAGATCATGCCGATGCCATCGCGCTGGTGCTCGACTTGAGACGGCAGACGGATTCCCAGCAGATCCAATCGATCAAAAACTATCTTCATCATGTCTTCGGCGAGTTGCTCGGATTCAGTGGCGACGATCTCGATCGCGGCGAGACCCTCATGGCGCTGGGCGTGACGTCGCTCGGCATCACGCGCATCAGGGCCAGAATCGAGAGCGAGTTCATGATCCGGCTCGATCCGGACATGCTCTGGCAGGACTGCGGGTTCGCCGATCTGGCGGCGGAGTTGCGCCGCCGGGTGCTCGCATCTCCGCTTTGGGCAAACGCCGATGCCGTGGAGCGCCTCGCCGAAGAGGTCGCTCAAATGCACGACGAAGATGTCGCTCGCGAATTGGGGTCGAGCGCAGTCTGA
- a CDS encoding alpha/beta fold hydrolase — translation MIADRADQPFDEIWLKVSGLRVHCLKAGATGPAVLLLHGSAFDAAGVSFASAISALATGCRVFAPDLPGFGDSDPMPGGWGFADYSAFLSPLMAELGLHRASLAGVSMGGGIALGFALEAPERVERLVLIDSACLDDALPGGRATWFGVHLPGLSALQWRILASNRRLTGWALRRAMPHRPEQVTPMLLDRVMRLLRKPGAAAALRDWERREVGWRGLRTSYVDRLPALTVSTLILHGADDPLLPVAIAERAHRLIPHARLEVIPDCGHLAPLDQPAAVSRALSEFLLPA, via the coding sequence ATGATCGCTGACCGCGCGGATCAGCCCTTCGACGAGATTTGGCTGAAGGTCTCAGGCTTGCGCGTCCATTGCCTGAAGGCCGGCGCCACCGGCCCTGCGGTGCTGCTGTTGCATGGCTCTGCTTTTGATGCGGCCGGTGTAAGTTTCGCATCGGCTATTTCGGCGCTCGCAACGGGATGCCGTGTCTTTGCGCCGGACCTCCCAGGCTTCGGCGACAGCGATCCAATGCCCGGCGGGTGGGGCTTTGCAGATTATTCAGCGTTCTTGTCGCCGCTAATGGCCGAACTCGGTCTCCACCGCGCCAGTCTGGCGGGAGTATCGATGGGTGGTGGCATTGCTCTCGGCTTCGCGCTCGAGGCTCCGGAACGCGTTGAGCGCCTGGTCTTGATCGATAGCGCTTGCCTTGATGACGCCCTTCCCGGTGGTCGGGCGACATGGTTCGGGGTACATCTGCCAGGGCTGAGTGCACTTCAGTGGCGCATCCTGGCAAGCAATCGGCGACTGACCGGCTGGGCGCTGCGGCGGGCCATGCCGCATCGACCCGAGCAGGTGACGCCGATGTTGCTCGATCGGGTGATGAGGCTGCTGCGCAAGCCTGGCGCGGCAGCGGCATTGCGGGATTGGGAGCGCCGTGAAGTCGGCTGGCGTGGGTTACGGACCAGCTATGTCGATCGGCTCCCCGCGCTCACGGTGTCCACGTTGATCCTCCATGGCGCCGACGATCCGCTGCTGCCGGTCGCGATCGCCGAGCGCGCGCATCGCCTGATACCCCACGCGCGGCTGGAGGTCATCCCCGACTGCGGCCACCTGGCGCCCCTTGATCAGCCGGCCGCTGTATCGCGCGCGTTGAGCGAATTTCTACTGCCCGCTTGA
- a CDS encoding thioesterase II family protein, whose amino-acid sequence MTKFDQQADIRRSIRPPFRGAPVSPTRIGRSCARARVYCLPHAGGAAGMFRTWPELLPTDIEICAVEYPGHGSRLGEPLLETIEQVARSVADLVAAGPSEPYALFGHSMGSLVAFEACHLLAARGSAMPRLLIASGHRAPKAPQSTPPMHAAPHAEFIAHLRQLGATPPEVFRSPDLLELVLPILRADFRACETYRPRDRSKLRIDIAAYGGFCDEDTGRDELLAWQQETTGECVVRMFPGGHFFVLDCADRVVAMLERDLAKAISTEPATPCVTG is encoded by the coding sequence ATGACGAAGTTCGATCAGCAAGCGGACATTCGGCGATCGATCAGACCGCCGTTCCGAGGAGCACCTGTCTCACCAACACGGATCGGCAGATCATGCGCGCGTGCGCGGGTCTATTGTCTGCCACATGCGGGCGGCGCGGCCGGGATGTTTCGCACGTGGCCTGAATTGTTGCCGACGGACATTGAAATTTGCGCTGTCGAGTATCCCGGCCACGGCAGTCGGCTAGGCGAACCTCTACTCGAAACCATTGAGCAGGTTGCCCGCTCGGTTGCCGATCTTGTTGCGGCCGGACCGAGCGAGCCGTATGCGCTGTTTGGACATAGCATGGGCAGCCTGGTGGCATTCGAGGCGTGTCACTTGCTCGCCGCACGCGGTAGCGCGATGCCTCGGCTGCTGATAGCGTCCGGCCACCGTGCACCGAAGGCGCCGCAGTCGACCCCTCCGATGCACGCGGCGCCACATGCGGAGTTTATCGCGCACCTGCGCCAACTCGGGGCTACGCCTCCGGAGGTGTTCAGGTCACCCGACCTTCTCGAACTGGTGTTGCCGATTCTCCGCGCCGACTTCCGCGCCTGCGAAACTTACCGACCACGCGATCGCTCCAAGCTGCGCATCGATATCGCCGCCTATGGAGGGTTTTGCGACGAGGATACTGGCCGCGACGAGTTGCTCGCCTGGCAACAGGAAACGACCGGCGAATGCGTGGTGCGCATGTTCCCAGGCGGTCACTTCTTTGTGCTCGACTGCGCCGACCGGGTCGTCGCCATGCTGGAGCGCGATCTCGCTAAGGCAATCTCGACAGAGCCAGCGACGCCGTGCGTGACAGGATGA